A stretch of the Ornithodoros turicata isolate Travis chromosome 4, ASM3712646v1, whole genome shotgun sequence genome encodes the following:
- the LOC135393245 gene encoding uncharacterized protein LOC135393245 isoform X1: MMKENRGDVTTHLAHFMALAREVHSDGAIANTLMDVIQESTGRIENYQREGSGFVSTDVQKVQMCISAVKTKKFGCEGVLPTNLAKRRNVLTNIHLPALKEGECFKYNTLALLHPQERNSWKKCENYAADYWWPTRFPVSFSDLDEFEKKNRISVYVYAYVDQGVHVSRPPKLESEKKIHLLEVDEHFFGIKSLERLLTRKNTRFVCERCTRSFNEEKSMAKHRRLCADVNEILLEFCEPGENFVEFTKIQYMQQYNYVVALDTESVLAPSGVGMQRHITSSFCAVLVRTHDSKVMRIRTHHGEDAARQCVRALMEMRDEMIALNACPAAMVLNDEQCAEHRAATHCAYCKQEFTEDLPRVRHHDHSKHCSADETNYIATLCNPCNVACTTREKLPIMVHNLSYDLAGLLREFHVLGWKRPPFIVASSMEKIRSFEIGTFLFRDTMQYLNSSLGELVETVKSMGGAEAFQCLKQAFGNDYEILLRKGVFPYSHVSSFAVYDELALPEKSSFRNDLTGEDISEEDYQYALLVFEHFGCSNLRDYNALYLKTDALLHADVMQHFRRLCYSARGLELLHCVSLASYSWQCALNYTQAKLELIIDEDMYRTIESGVRGGLCQASRRHLRANNPLCSGYDPDKEEVYISYIDCNNLYGFSMIKHLPIGDFEWLEDFSSVDFMRHPTDSDVGYVYVCDLEYPKSIHALTRYFPLAPEKAVVPKEWLSPFQRGLLEELMYQPANSKKLLLTCKDKVEYVVHYALLALYCRLGMRVTKIHRILKFRQAPFLRPYIEDNVARRVASGTTFEKNFYKLSNNAVFGRTLLNKFNMRDIRVAFDEETASRLGSRAECVRMEILSPDCVMYEMRKRKVRCDFPLQIGFTILELSKLTMYSFYYETLLSKLTCPVITCYFDTDSLILGLFCKDYEDQLRAIADDHLDLSSFDRDHPLYSEKNRGRLGAFKSETGSVPIEEVVCLKAKMYSIKLAGGRQIARAKGVKKNIVRKHLLHETYCNTLFNHMSVSNEQVSIVGKKQCMYTIRNVKRSLMAYDDKRYLCNDIDSYPYGSYEYEDVQEEN; encoded by the exons atgatgaaagaaaatcgaggggatgtaaccacACActtagctcattttatggcgcttgctcgcgaagtccacagcgacggagctatcgcaaatactttgatggatgtgattcaggagtccaccgggcgcattgaaaattaccagcgcgagggtagtgggtttgtatccactgacgtccaaaaagttcaaatgtgtatttccgctgtgaaaactaaaaagtttggatgcgagggggtacttcccacaaatttggctaaacgcaggaacgtgttaacgaatatccatttaccagcactcaaggagggtgaatgttttaaatacaatacactcgctctcctgcatccacaggaaaggaattcgtggaaaaaatgtgaaaattatgcagcagATTACTGGTGGCCGACTcgcttccctgtttcattctctgatctggacgagttcgaaaagaaaaataggatatctgtgtacgtgtacgcgtacgtcgatcagggagtgcacgtgtcacgacccccaaaactggaaagcgaaaagaaaattcacttattggaggttgacgagcattttttcggaattaagtccctcgagcgtttgttgacgagaaagaacacgcgtttcgtatgcgaacgttgcactcgctcttttaatgaggaaaagagcatggcgaaacatcgacgcctttgcgcggacgtgaacgaaatcctattagaattttgtgaacccggagaaaattttgtagaatttactaaaatacagtacatgcagcagtacaactacgtcgttgcgttggacacggagagtgtactcgcacccagtggtgttggcatgcaacgtcacattacctctagcttctgtgctgtgcttgtgcgcacccacgactcaaaggtgatgcgcatcaggacgcaccatggagaagatgctgcgaggcagtgcgtgagagcattgatggaaatgcgggatgagatgatcgctctgaacgcttgccccgccgcaatggtgctgaatgatgagcaatgcgctgagcacagagctgctacccactgtgcgtactgtaaacaggagtttaccgaagatctaccccgtgtccggcatcacgaccattcaaagcattgtagtgcggacgagacaaattatatcgcgacattgtgtaacccctgtaacgtcgcgtgcacgacAAGGGAAAAATTGCCAatcatggtacacaatttgtcctacgatttggccgggctgctgcgggaatttcacgttctcgggtggaagcgacctcccttcattgtggccagctccatggaaaaaattcgttctttcgaaattggcaccttcctgtttagagataccatgcaatatctaaattcgtcgctgggggagctcgtggaaaccgtcaaatccatgggtggtgcagaggcattccaatgtttgaagcaggcatttggaaacgactacgaaattttacttcgtaaaggtgtattcccgtacagccatgtcagttcttttgcagtgtatgatgaattggccttgccagaaaaatcctcctttcgaaacgatctcacgggggaggatataagtgaagaggactaccagtatgcgctgctcgtatttgaacattttggatgctcaaatttgagagattataatgcactgtacttgaaaacggatgccctactacatgcggacgtgatgcagcacttccgacgtctgtgctacagcgcgcgtggattggaattgcttcattgtgtttctctggcatcctattcgtggcaatgcgctctaaattacacgcaggcaaaattggagttaatcatcgatgaggacatgtacagaaccatcgaatcgggcgttagaggcgggctctgtcaggcgagcaggcgtcatttgcgggctaacaaccctctgtgtagtggctatgatcccgataaagaggaggtgtacatatcatacatagattgcaacaatctttacggattcagtatgataaagcacctccccattggtgatttcgaatggctcgaggattttagctccgtggattttatgcgtcaccccactgattcagacgttggctacgtgtatgtatgtgacttggagtatccaaaatctatccacgcactgacacggtactttcccctggctcctgagaaggcagtcgtcccaaaggaatggctctcgccattccagcgagggcttctcgaagaattaatgtatcagcctgctaacagcaaaaagctgttgcttacgtgcaaggacaaagtcgagtacgtcgttcattacgcgctgctcgcactctattgtagattaggcatgagggtgacaaaaattcacagaattctaaaatttcgccaggcgccattcctgcgtccctacatcgaggacaatgttgccagacgtgttgcctcgggcacgacattcgaaaaaaacttctacaaactctcaaataatgcagtctttgggagaacacttctgaataaatttaacatgcgtgatattcgagtagccttcgatgaggagacggcgagtcggctcgggagtcgggcggaatgcgtgaggatggaaattttgtccccggattgtgtcatgtacgaaatgcgcaaaagaaaagtgcgatgtgatttcccgctccagattgggtttacgattttggaactgagtaaattaaccatgtactcattctactatgaaaccttgctgagtaagctcacttgtccggtgattacctgttactttgacacggattctctgatcctcggcctgttctgcaaggactacgaagatcagttacgagcgattgccgacgaccacttagatttgtcttccttcgatcgggatcatccactgtacagtgaaaagaatcgtggaaggcttggggcattcaaaagcgaaactggtagtgtacctattgaggaagtagtttgtttgaaagctaaaatgtactccatcaaattagctggaggaaggcaaattgcaagagctaaaggggtcaaaaagaatattgtacgcaagcacctcctccatgagacatactgcaataccttgttcaatcacatgagcgtatcgaatgaacaagtatcaatcgttggaaagaagcagtgtatgtacaccatcagaaatgtcaaaagaagtctgatggcatacgacgacaagagatacctgtgcaatgacatcgactcctatccttatggaagctatgaatatg aagatgtgcaggaagagaattaa
- the LOC135393245 gene encoding uncharacterized protein LOC135393245 isoform X2, whose translation MMKENRGDVTTHLAHFMALAREVHSDGAIANTLMDVIQESTGRIENYQREGSGFVSTDVQKVQMCISAVKTKKFGCEGVLPTNLAKRRNVLTNIHLPALKEGECFKYNTLALLHPQERNSWKKCENYAADYWWPTRFPVSFSDLDEFEKKNRISVYVYAYVDQGVHVSRPPKLESEKKIHLLEVDEHFFGIKSLERLLTRKNTRFVCERCTRSFNEEKSMAKHRRLCADVNEILLEFCEPGENFVEFTKIQYMQQYNYVVALDTESVLAPSGVGMQRHITSSFCAVLVRTHDSKVMRIRTHHGEDAARQCVRALMEMRDEMIALNACPAAMVLNDEQCAEHRAATHCAYCKQEFTEDLPRVRHHDHSKHCSADETNYIATLCNPCNVACTTREKLPIMVHNLSYDLAGLLREFHVLGWKRPPFIVASSMEKIRSFEIGTFLFRDTMQYLNSSLGELVETVKSMGGAEAFQCLKQAFGNDYEILLRKGVFPYSHVSSFAVYDELALPEKSSFRNDLTGEDISEEDYQYALLVFEHFGCSNLRDYNALYLKTDALLHADVMQHFRRLCYSARGLELLHCVSLASYSWQCALNYTQAKLELIIDEDMYRTIESGVRGGLCQASRRHLRANNPLCSGYDPDKEEVYISYIDCNNLYGFSMIKHLPIGDFEWLEDFSSVDFMRHPTDSDVGYVYVCDLEYPKSIHALTRYFPLAPEKAVVPKEWLSPFQRGLLEELMYQPANSKKLLLTCKDKVEYVVHYALLALYCRLGMRVTKIHRILKFRQAPFLRPYIEDNVARRVASGTTFEKNFYKLSNNAVFGRTLLNKFNMRDIRVAFDEETASRLGSRAECVRMEILSPDCVMYEMRKRKVRCDFPLQIGFTILELSKLTMYSFYYETLLSKLTCPVITCYFDTDSLILGLFCKDYEDQLRAIADDHLDLSSFDRDHPLYSEKNRGRLGAFKSETGSVPIEEVVCLKAKMYSIKLAGGRQIARAKGVKKNIVRKHLLHETYCNTLFNHMSVSNEQVSIVGKKQCMYTIRNVKRSLMAYDDKRYLCNDIDSYPYGSYEYDVQEEN comes from the exons atgatgaaagaaaatcgaggggatgtaaccacACActtagctcattttatggcgcttgctcgcgaagtccacagcgacggagctatcgcaaatactttgatggatgtgattcaggagtccaccgggcgcattgaaaattaccagcgcgagggtagtgggtttgtatccactgacgtccaaaaagttcaaatgtgtatttccgctgtgaaaactaaaaagtttggatgcgagggggtacttcccacaaatttggctaaacgcaggaacgtgttaacgaatatccatttaccagcactcaaggagggtgaatgttttaaatacaatacactcgctctcctgcatccacaggaaaggaattcgtggaaaaaatgtgaaaattatgcagcagATTACTGGTGGCCGACTcgcttccctgtttcattctctgatctggacgagttcgaaaagaaaaataggatatctgtgtacgtgtacgcgtacgtcgatcagggagtgcacgtgtcacgacccccaaaactggaaagcgaaaagaaaattcacttattggaggttgacgagcattttttcggaattaagtccctcgagcgtttgttgacgagaaagaacacgcgtttcgtatgcgaacgttgcactcgctcttttaatgaggaaaagagcatggcgaaacatcgacgcctttgcgcggacgtgaacgaaatcctattagaattttgtgaacccggagaaaattttgtagaatttactaaaatacagtacatgcagcagtacaactacgtcgttgcgttggacacggagagtgtactcgcacccagtggtgttggcatgcaacgtcacattacctctagcttctgtgctgtgcttgtgcgcacccacgactcaaaggtgatgcgcatcaggacgcaccatggagaagatgctgcgaggcagtgcgtgagagcattgatggaaatgcgggatgagatgatcgctctgaacgcttgccccgccgcaatggtgctgaatgatgagcaatgcgctgagcacagagctgctacccactgtgcgtactgtaaacaggagtttaccgaagatctaccccgtgtccggcatcacgaccattcaaagcattgtagtgcggacgagacaaattatatcgcgacattgtgtaacccctgtaacgtcgcgtgcacgacAAGGGAAAAATTGCCAatcatggtacacaatttgtcctacgatttggccgggctgctgcgggaatttcacgttctcgggtggaagcgacctcccttcattgtggccagctccatggaaaaaattcgttctttcgaaattggcaccttcctgtttagagataccatgcaatatctaaattcgtcgctgggggagctcgtggaaaccgtcaaatccatgggtggtgcagaggcattccaatgtttgaagcaggcatttggaaacgactacgaaattttacttcgtaaaggtgtattcccgtacagccatgtcagttcttttgcagtgtatgatgaattggccttgccagaaaaatcctcctttcgaaacgatctcacgggggaggatataagtgaagaggactaccagtatgcgctgctcgtatttgaacattttggatgctcaaatttgagagattataatgcactgtacttgaaaacggatgccctactacatgcggacgtgatgcagcacttccgacgtctgtgctacagcgcgcgtggattggaattgcttcattgtgtttctctggcatcctattcgtggcaatgcgctctaaattacacgcaggcaaaattggagttaatcatcgatgaggacatgtacagaaccatcgaatcgggcgttagaggcgggctctgtcaggcgagcaggcgtcatttgcgggctaacaaccctctgtgtagtggctatgatcccgataaagaggaggtgtacatatcatacatagattgcaacaatctttacggattcagtatgataaagcacctccccattggtgatttcgaatggctcgaggattttagctccgtggattttatgcgtcaccccactgattcagacgttggctacgtgtatgtatgtgacttggagtatccaaaatctatccacgcactgacacggtactttcccctggctcctgagaaggcagtcgtcccaaaggaatggctctcgccattccagcgagggcttctcgaagaattaatgtatcagcctgctaacagcaaaaagctgttgcttacgtgcaaggacaaagtcgagtacgtcgttcattacgcgctgctcgcactctattgtagattaggcatgagggtgacaaaaattcacagaattctaaaatttcgccaggcgccattcctgcgtccctacatcgaggacaatgttgccagacgtgttgcctcgggcacgacattcgaaaaaaacttctacaaactctcaaataatgcagtctttgggagaacacttctgaataaatttaacatgcgtgatattcgagtagccttcgatgaggagacggcgagtcggctcgggagtcgggcggaatgcgtgaggatggaaattttgtccccggattgtgtcatgtacgaaatgcgcaaaagaaaagtgcgatgtgatttcccgctccagattgggtttacgattttggaactgagtaaattaaccatgtactcattctactatgaaaccttgctgagtaagctcacttgtccggtgattacctgttactttgacacggattctctgatcctcggcctgttctgcaaggactacgaagatcagttacgagcgattgccgacgaccacttagatttgtcttccttcgatcgggatcatccactgtacagtgaaaagaatcgtggaaggcttggggcattcaaaagcgaaactggtagtgtacctattgaggaagtagtttgtttgaaagctaaaatgtactccatcaaattagctggaggaaggcaaattgcaagagctaaaggggtcaaaaagaatattgtacgcaagcacctcctccatgagacatactgcaataccttgttcaatcacatgagcgtatcgaatgaacaagtatcaatcgttggaaagaagcagtgtatgtacaccatcagaaatgtcaaaagaagtctgatggcatacgacgacaagagatacctgtgcaatgacatcgactcctatccttatggaagctatgaatatg atgtgcaggaagagaattaa